The Streptococcus pluranimalium genome contains a region encoding:
- a CDS encoding alanine/glycine:cation symporter family protein, whose amino-acid sequence MIAFFSQLDSFVWGPPLLILLVGTGIYLTVRLGLLQMTKLPKAFQLIFTDDKGEGDISSFAALATALAATVGTGNIVGVATAIKSGGPGALFWMWVAAFFGMATKYAEGLLAIKYRSKDANGDVSGGPMYYIINGMGAKWKPLAIFFAVAGVLVAWFGIGTFTQVNSITSSLENSFGLSPKIISVILGILTAFIIFGGIQTISKISEKLVPFMAGLYIIAALLVIIFHYKHIIPTISLVFTSAFTKTAAIGGFTGAVVKEAIQKGIARGVFSNESGLGSAPIAAAAAKTEEPVEQGLISMTGTFIDTIIICTLTGLAILVTGQWTTSLDGAPLTQAAFADIFGNWGVIALTVSLTLFAFTTILGWSYYGERCFEFLFGVRYLALYRLVFVIMVTLGGFLSLDLIWILADIVNGLMAVPNLIALLSLSPVIIKETKHYFNNN is encoded by the coding sequence ATGATTGCTTTTTTCTCGCAACTAGATAGTTTTGTTTGGGGACCTCCACTTCTTATCCTGCTAGTCGGGACAGGTATTTACCTTACAGTACGATTAGGATTACTTCAGATGACAAAATTGCCTAAAGCCTTTCAACTTATTTTTACTGATGACAAGGGTGAAGGGGATATTTCCAGTTTTGCAGCGCTTGCAACGGCGCTTGCAGCAACTGTTGGTACTGGTAATATCGTTGGTGTAGCTACTGCTATTAAAAGTGGCGGCCCTGGGGCTCTCTTTTGGATGTGGGTTGCGGCTTTCTTTGGGATGGCGACTAAATACGCTGAGGGACTTCTTGCCATTAAATACCGTAGTAAGGATGCTAATGGTGACGTCTCTGGAGGACCAATGTACTACATCATTAACGGTATGGGAGCTAAATGGAAACCACTCGCTATCTTTTTTGCGGTCGCAGGCGTTTTAGTAGCCTGGTTTGGTATTGGAACCTTCACTCAAGTTAATTCTATCACCTCTTCGTTAGAGAATAGTTTTGGTCTCTCACCAAAAATCATTAGTGTTATTCTAGGTATCTTGACTGCCTTCATTATTTTTGGTGGTATTCAAACCATCTCTAAAATTTCTGAAAAACTTGTTCCATTTATGGCAGGACTCTACATTATCGCAGCTTTATTAGTCATTATCTTCCATTACAAACACATTATTCCAACGATTTCACTTGTTTTCACTTCAGCTTTTACAAAAACAGCTGCAATTGGTGGCTTTACTGGAGCTGTTGTTAAAGAAGCTATTCAAAAAGGGATTGCGCGTGGCGTTTTCTCTAATGAATCAGGTCTTGGTTCTGCACCTATCGCTGCTGCCGCTGCAAAAACCGAAGAACCTGTTGAACAAGGTTTAATTTCTATGACTGGTACCTTTATCGATACTATCATTATCTGCACCCTCACAGGCTTAGCCATTCTTGTAACTGGTCAATGGACGACGTCTCTTGACGGAGCTCCTCTAACGCAGGCTGCTTTCGCTGACATTTTCGGTAATTGGGGAGTTATAGCCTTAACTGTTTCACTCACACTATTTGCTTTTACAACAATCCTTGGTTGGTCATATTACGGTGAACGCTGCTTTGAATTTTTATTTGGTGTAAGATATCTTGCGCTTTATCGATTGGTTTTCGTTATCATGGTTACCCTTGGTGGCTTTCTCAGCCTTGACTTAATCTGGATTTTAGCGGACATCGTTAATGGGCTTATGGCTGTTCCTAATTTAATTGCTCTATTGTCCCTTTCTCCAGTTATTATTAAGGAAACAAAGCATTATTTTAATAATAACTAA
- a CDS encoding alanine/glycine:cation symporter family protein produces MYELLSSIDGYVWGPPLLILLVGTGIFLSSRLGLIQILKLPTALKLIFSDDANGDGDISSFAALATALAATVGTGNIVGVATAIKLGGPGALFWMWVAAFFGMATKYAEGLLAIKYRVTDENGEKAGGPMYYITNGLGQKWKWLAILFSIFGVMVALLGSGTFTQVNSITDSLKNTIGISPQLVSPILAVIVAIIIFGGIQSISKVSEKLVPFMAGIYILAALVVIAFHADNILPSIILIFKSAFTGQAALGGFAGAGFLLAIQSGVARGVFSNESGLGSAPIAAAAARTNEPVEQGLISMTGTFIDTIIICTLTGLSIIVTDGWTTNLNGAILTQFAFGEVFGNIGQIALTVSLVLFAFTTILGWSYYGERCFEFLFGSKSIIIYRILYVIMIAIGGYISLDTIWVLADIVNGLMAFPNLIALLGLSPIIVSETKKYFAKQK; encoded by the coding sequence ATGTACGAATTACTATCGTCAATTGATGGCTATGTCTGGGGACCTCCCTTACTCATTCTTTTAGTTGGGACTGGTATCTTCTTATCTAGCCGTCTTGGACTTATTCAAATCCTTAAACTCCCTACTGCCCTCAAACTCATTTTTTCAGACGATGCCAATGGCGACGGAGATATTTCTAGTTTTGCTGCTTTAGCAACTGCCCTCGCAGCAACAGTCGGTACTGGTAACATTGTTGGCGTTGCTACTGCTATTAAACTTGGTGGACCTGGTGCCCTCTTTTGGATGTGGGTAGCTGCCTTCTTTGGAATGGCAACAAAATACGCCGAAGGTCTCTTAGCTATCAAATATCGCGTTACCGACGAAAATGGCGAAAAAGCCGGTGGTCCCATGTACTACATTACCAACGGTTTAGGCCAAAAATGGAAATGGTTAGCCATTCTCTTCTCAATCTTTGGAGTAATGGTAGCCCTTCTTGGGTCTGGGACCTTTACTCAAGTTAATTCTATTACAGACTCTCTTAAAAATACTATTGGAATTTCTCCACAGCTTGTCAGTCCTATTTTAGCTGTTATTGTAGCTATCATTATCTTTGGCGGTATCCAATCTATTTCAAAGGTTTCTGAAAAATTAGTCCCATTCATGGCTGGAATATATATCCTAGCTGCTCTAGTAGTTATTGCTTTTCATGCTGATAATATCTTACCAAGTATTATCCTTATTTTTAAGTCTGCTTTTACTGGTCAAGCTGCTCTAGGTGGCTTTGCAGGTGCAGGATTCTTGCTAGCTATTCAATCAGGTGTTGCTCGCGGTGTTTTCTCTAATGAATCTGGTCTTGGTTCCGCCCCAATCGCTGCTGCTGCTGCCCGTACCAACGAACCTGTTGAGCAAGGGTTGATTTCAATGACAGGTACCTTTATCGACACCATTATTATTTGTACCCTTACAGGTCTCTCAATTATTGTTACCGATGGTTGGACAACAAACTTAAACGGTGCTATCTTGACACAATTTGCCTTTGGTGAAGTCTTTGGAAATATCGGTCAGATTGCCTTGACAGTCAGTCTTGTGCTATTTGCCTTTACAACCATCCTTGGTTGGTCCTACTACGGCGAACGTTGTTTTGAATTCCTCTTTGGTAGCAAATCAATCATTATTTACCGTATCTTATATGTTATCATGATTGCCATCGGAGGCTATATCAGTCTTGATACCATTTGGGTTTTAGCAGATATTGTTAACGGTCTTATGGCCTTTCCTAACTTAATCGCACTACTTGGTTTATCGCCAATTATCGTTAGTGAAACAAAGAAATACTTTGCTAAACAAAAGTAA